One genomic window of candidate division KSB1 bacterium includes the following:
- a CDS encoding CRISPR-associated endonuclease Cas6 yields the protein MVTPIIPYLRWELIPETPGHFHAHQVRGAIASLYRDWSIMHQHHGRQFLYQHPLVQYKVINGIPMVTGLGIGAELLAALEPPHELVLNHVSVAFKDIRCVPEIYEPDFATPHRFHFATPWLALNEDNYKLYRGFESDDQPIAIGQLLQRILIGNVISFAKGLGLSILARLQAKIEHWHAEPVRAKHEESGLMLGFAASGEITFSAPPFWGFGKQSSRGNGVMVTTKAE from the coding sequence ATGGTTACACCGATCATTCCTTATTTGCGATGGGAGTTGATTCCCGAGACTCCCGGTCATTTTCACGCGCATCAGGTGCGCGGGGCGATTGCCAGTCTCTACCGCGATTGGTCGATCATGCATCAGCACCATGGCCGGCAATTTCTCTATCAGCATCCGTTGGTGCAATACAAAGTCATCAACGGCATACCGATGGTCACCGGCCTCGGCATCGGCGCGGAATTGCTGGCGGCATTGGAACCGCCGCATGAACTGGTTTTGAATCACGTGTCGGTCGCATTCAAAGACATTCGCTGCGTTCCCGAAATCTACGAACCCGATTTTGCCACGCCGCATCGTTTCCATTTTGCCACGCCATGGCTGGCGCTGAATGAAGATAATTACAAGCTGTATCGCGGATTTGAGAGTGATGATCAGCCGATCGCGATTGGCCAATTGCTCCAGCGTATTCTCATCGGCAACGTCATCAGCTTTGCGAAAGGCCTCGGCCTCAGCATTCTCGCTCGACTGCAAGCCAAGATCGAGCACTGGCACGCCGAGCCGGTGCGCGCCAAGCATGAGGAGAGCGGCCTGATGCTGGGCTTTGCCGCCAGCGGTGAAATCACTTTTTCGGCGCCGCCCTTTTGGGGCTTTGGCAAACAATCCAGCCGGGGCAACGGGGTGATGGTTACAACGAAAGCGGAGTGA
- the cas5b gene encoding type I-B CRISPR-associated protein Cas5b, which translates to MNSHFLAFDWKGFMAHFRQFDANSSALSYSFPPPTVVAGMLAGVLGIEKDEYYERFNRSNLQIAVQIVTPPRKLVQTLNYIFAKSANDLNMSGDNLHTQIPAELLVAPTFPQAPLHYRIFVKTAEAKLAGELEEALRQPKFRYLPYLGSAPFTSWIEWLGVPETIQQLASTEPAIVDTVAPLAALELRSLRMEALDGILPAFFREHVRRDFLPGREPGEVIDVVWERNRGRIKAQFKEPVYRWQLNQQTFHVVFM; encoded by the coding sequence ATGAATTCACATTTTCTGGCCTTCGACTGGAAGGGCTTCATGGCGCATTTTCGCCAATTCGACGCCAATTCCTCCGCGCTCAGCTATTCGTTCCCGCCGCCAACCGTGGTGGCCGGTATGCTGGCCGGGGTGCTGGGCATCGAAAAGGACGAATACTACGAGCGCTTCAATCGGAGCAACCTGCAAATCGCCGTGCAAATCGTGACCCCGCCGCGCAAGCTGGTGCAGACGCTGAATTACATCTTTGCGAAAAGCGCCAATGATTTGAACATGAGCGGAGATAATTTGCACACACAAATACCGGCAGAGCTGCTCGTGGCTCCAACCTTTCCGCAGGCGCCATTGCACTATCGCATCTTTGTCAAAACTGCCGAAGCAAAGCTGGCCGGAGAACTTGAAGAAGCGCTGCGGCAACCGAAGTTTCGGTATTTGCCCTACCTCGGCAGCGCGCCGTTCACGAGCTGGATCGAATGGCTGGGCGTACCCGAGACCATCCAGCAGCTTGCTTCAACTGAGCCGGCCATCGTGGATACAGTTGCTCCGCTGGCAGCGCTGGAGTTGCGCTCTCTTCGTATGGAAGCCCTCGATGGCATCTTGCCCGCCTTCTTTCGCGAACACGTCCGTCGCGATTTCCTGCCCGGACGGGAACCGGGCGAAGTCATCGACGTCGTTTGGGAAAGAAACCGCGGCAGGATCAAGGCGCAATTCAAGGAGCCGGTTTATCGCTGGCAGCTCAATCAGCAAACTTTTCATGTTGTGTTCATGTAA
- a CDS encoding Uma2 family endonuclease — MAETDRHRDLMIALLHALKEYFRKTLRVYVSGNIFVYYRDENGGLQPVSPDIFVVRGVAKKERRVYKIEDEGKAPEVVIELISRATTVEDYVTKRHIYARLGVKEYFIFDPYREVQPSALAGFRLENNDYVPMTAARHNGSLHLRSKILGLELRVEKGQLRLYDQKTGKRLRTPEETEANLKAAEAEIARLRKALAKLQKKS; from the coding sequence ATGGCGGAAACGGATCGGCACCGCGACCTGATGATCGCCTTGCTGCATGCGCTCAAAGAGTATTTCCGCAAAACTTTGCGGGTTTATGTATCCGGCAATATTTTTGTCTACTATCGCGACGAGAACGGCGGGCTGCAGCCGGTGTCGCCGGATATTTTCGTGGTGCGGGGTGTGGCGAAAAAAGAGCGGCGGGTTTACAAAATTGAAGATGAAGGCAAGGCGCCGGAAGTCGTGATCGAGTTGATATCGCGCGCCACGACGGTGGAAGATTACGTCACCAAACGCCATATTTATGCGCGGCTCGGGGTGAAGGAATACTTTATTTTCGATCCCTACCGCGAGGTGCAGCCTTCGGCGTTGGCCGGCTTCCGGCTGGAAAATAACGATTACGTGCCGATGACCGCGGCGCGTCACAACGGCTCGCTCCATTTGCGCAGCAAGATTTTGGGCCTCGAGCTGCGCGTGGAAAAAGGCCAATTGCGGCTTTATGATCAGAAAACCGGCAAACGCTTGCGCACGCCTGAAGAGACGGAAGCAAATCTTAAAGCCGCCGAAGCCGAAATCGCTCGTTTGCGCAAGGCATTGGCGAAACTGCAAAAGAAATCGTAA
- a CDS encoding WYL domain-containing protein, with translation MQKSIRLLKIVELCSHKRMMTAPRLAQMCGVTERTIYRDLQALGELGVAIAAENGYRVISFHSLPQFHFTHLEQVVLTLALKNLPLHLDKELNRIAGGLLNKLLEQPVESPVIALEAPPAGQLKGNVFARLQKAIEAHQLVTFLKYRKLADEVVSGLTVEPYLLYFRDRAWYLVAWNPQREAHRIYRLDRIDKLRVEKQIFTPRPFNAEEYFRGSFGIVVDAPQRLRARFTGLAKEIVKKDGRFSPEEMREENGALILDKIIKGEILYLRWILGFGGEAEILEPAAMREKAVRMLREGLEKYEA, from the coding sequence ATGCAAAAATCCATTCGCCTTTTGAAGATTGTCGAGTTGTGCAGCCATAAGCGCATGATGACCGCGCCGCGCTTGGCGCAAATGTGCGGGGTTACCGAGCGCACGATTTATCGCGACCTGCAAGCGCTGGGCGAATTGGGGGTGGCCATCGCCGCTGAAAACGGCTATCGCGTCATTTCCTTCCACAGCTTGCCACAATTTCACTTCACCCACCTCGAGCAAGTCGTGCTCACCCTGGCGCTCAAAAACCTGCCGCTGCATCTCGACAAAGAATTGAATCGAATCGCCGGCGGGTTGCTCAACAAGCTTCTGGAGCAGCCGGTGGAAAGTCCGGTGATTGCGTTGGAAGCGCCGCCGGCCGGACAGCTTAAGGGCAACGTCTTCGCGCGTTTGCAGAAAGCCATCGAAGCGCATCAGCTCGTCACGTTTCTCAAATACCGCAAGCTTGCGGACGAAGTCGTGTCCGGCCTGACCGTCGAGCCGTATTTGCTTTATTTCCGCGACCGCGCCTGGTATCTCGTGGCGTGGAATCCGCAGCGCGAGGCGCATCGCATTTATCGTTTGGATCGCATCGACAAACTACGCGTAGAAAAACAAATCTTCACACCGCGGCCCTTCAATGCGGAAGAATACTTTCGCGGCAGTTTCGGCATCGTGGTGGATGCCCCGCAGCGTTTGCGCGCCCGCTTCACCGGCCTGGCCAAGGAAATCGTGAAAAAAGACGGTCGCTTTTCGCCCGAGGAAATGCGCGAAGAAAATGGCGCGCTAATTCTGGACAAAATCATCAAAGGCGAAATTCTCTATCTGCGCTGGATTTTGGGCTTCGGCGGCGAAGCGGAAATTTTGGAGCCGGCGGCGATGCGGGAGAAGGCGGTGAGGATGTTACGGGAAGGGCTTGAAAAGTATGAGGCGTGA
- a CDS encoding ornithine cyclodeaminase family protein, with protein MKVLIVNQSEVAEWLPMHECIEVMAEAFKMLAAGKTILPLRPIMWLPERFGALGMMPAYMQDLNAMGLKVLTIFPGNHGTSYDSHQGAVLLFEAKHGCLLAIMDATEITAIRTAAVSGLATKLLAREDAGDLAILGAGTQARTHLEAMRLARKITRVRVWSRNADHAKKFAARESQRFNINIETRPTAKEAVIGADIICTTTAAAEPVVSGEWLKAGAHLNAVGAFTPLTRELDTAAMLKSRLFVDRRESALNEAGDFIIPKTEGALDDSHIRGEIGEILLGQIAGRTSPDEITLFKSLGLAIEDLASAQHIYTKMLEKGAGTWVELGGSRRETD; from the coding sequence ATGAAAGTGCTCATCGTCAACCAATCCGAAGTCGCTGAATGGCTGCCGATGCACGAATGCATCGAGGTGATGGCCGAGGCCTTCAAAATGCTCGCTGCTGGGAAAACGATTCTGCCACTGCGCCCGATTATGTGGCTGCCCGAACGCTTCGGCGCGCTCGGCATGATGCCGGCGTACATGCAAGACCTCAACGCCATGGGCTTGAAAGTGCTCACGATTTTTCCCGGCAATCACGGCACGTCTTATGATTCCCATCAAGGCGCGGTGTTATTATTTGAAGCCAAACACGGCTGCTTGCTCGCGATCATGGACGCCACTGAAATCACCGCGATTCGGACCGCGGCGGTGAGCGGCTTGGCCACGAAACTGCTGGCACGCGAAGACGCCGGCGATTTGGCCATACTCGGCGCCGGCACGCAGGCGCGAACACATCTCGAAGCCATGCGGCTGGCGAGAAAAATCACGCGCGTTCGGGTGTGGAGCCGAAACGCCGATCACGCGAAAAAATTTGCCGCCCGCGAATCGCAACGTTTCAACATCAATATTGAAACACGGCCAACAGCAAAAGAGGCGGTGATTGGCGCCGATATCATTTGCACGACAACCGCCGCCGCCGAACCGGTGGTGTCCGGCGAGTGGCTCAAAGCCGGCGCGCATCTCAACGCCGTGGGCGCCTTCACGCCGCTCACGCGCGAGCTGGACACCGCCGCCATGCTCAAATCGCGCCTGTTCGTCGACCGCCGCGAATCCGCCCTCAACGAAGCCGGCGATTTCATCATTCCCAAAACAGAAGGCGCGCTCGACGACAGCCACATTCGCGGCGAGATCGGCGAGATTTTGCTCGGTCAAATTGCGGGACGAACCTCGCCGGACGAGATCACGCTGTTTAAATCTCTGGGGCTTGCCATTGAAGATCTGGCCTCGGCGCAGCACATTTACACAAAAATGCTGGAAAAAGGCGCGGGCACGTGGGTTGAGCTGGGTGGGAGCCGGCGGGAGACTGATTAG
- a CDS encoding MFS transporter, whose amino-acid sequence MKTINFSSASQPELNLLRNSAAVKPAEHHGVFRRGLVSLIAAGHFVNDSYTGFLSPLLPLLMARLEFPLSRAGMLATMLSASTSLTQPIFGLINDRINRRLFVFLGPLITGLFMCGLGYAPSYWLLIPLLMLCGLGSAIFHPSAASMVSRVSGPAKEWGMSLFITAGNIGYAMSPLFVVPVVTYLGFSALPLLVFPALLIAFLLFRKLPHPATLPMHLPALSRNGDSQRQRVLLSLHLGISILRSVMITGFAIFIPVYMHSRGHSLFSSGATVTVFQSIGAIGSLVSGHFAARVDRRRIIIVSLLAAAPLLASFIYFSGWPALLALASSGILLYFSFPLNIVMAQELYPHRASMVSALMIGVSWGTAGLFMTPLGFIAEKFGLQNALLALVASGVVAAFIASFLPKERK is encoded by the coding sequence ATGAAAACAATCAATTTCTCTTCCGCTTCCCAACCCGAGCTCAACCTTCTCCGGAATTCGGCAGCGGTGAAACCCGCTGAGCATCACGGCGTATTTCGACGCGGCCTGGTCTCGTTGATCGCTGCCGGGCATTTTGTCAACGACTCCTACACCGGCTTTCTGTCGCCGCTGCTGCCGTTGTTGATGGCGCGCCTGGAATTTCCGCTCAGCCGCGCCGGCATGTTGGCCACCATGCTTTCCGCTTCCACCTCATTGACCCAGCCGATTTTCGGGCTAATTAACGATCGAATAAACCGGCGTCTTTTTGTTTTCTTGGGGCCGTTGATCACCGGCCTGTTTATGTGCGGCCTCGGTTATGCGCCGTCGTATTGGCTGTTGATTCCATTGCTCATGCTCTGCGGGCTCGGCTCGGCCATCTTTCATCCTTCAGCGGCCTCGATGGTGAGCCGGGTCAGTGGGCCGGCCAAAGAATGGGGCATGAGCCTTTTCATCACCGCGGGCAATATCGGTTACGCCATGTCGCCCCTCTTCGTTGTGCCGGTGGTGACGTACCTCGGATTTTCAGCGCTGCCGCTGCTGGTTTTTCCCGCCCTGCTCATCGCTTTCCTGCTCTTCCGCAAACTGCCGCATCCGGCAACGCTGCCCATGCACCTGCCGGCGTTGTCTCGCAACGGCGATTCACAAAGGCAACGCGTGTTGCTGTCGTTGCATCTCGGCATTTCCATTCTGCGTTCGGTGATGATTACCGGCTTTGCCATATTTATTCCGGTTTACATGCATTCGCGCGGGCATTCGTTGTTTTCATCGGGCGCCACCGTCACGGTTTTTCAATCCATCGGCGCGATCGGCTCGCTGGTCAGCGGCCACTTCGCCGCGCGCGTCGACCGCCGGCGCATCATCATCGTCTCGCTGCTCGCTGCCGCGCCGCTGCTGGCGAGTTTTATTTATTTTTCGGGATGGCCGGCGCTGCTGGCTTTGGCCTCGAGCGGCATCTTGTTGTATTTTTCTTTTCCACTCAATATCGTCATGGCGCAGGAGCTTTATCCGCATCGCGCGAGCATGGTGTCGGCCCTGATGATCGGCGTGAGCTGGGGCACGGCCGGCTTGTTCATGACGCCGCTGGGTTTTATCGCGGAAAAATTCGGCTTGCAGAATGCCTTGCTGGCCTTGGTCGCCAGCGGCGTCGTCGCAGCCTTCATCGCCTCGTTCCTGCCGAAAGAACGGAAGTAG
- the cas7b gene encoding type I-B CRISPR-associated protein Cas7/Csh2: protein MNNSEILFVYDAHMCNPNGDPDEENRPRMDNPTQTNLVSDVRLKRYIRDYLQENGYELYVQKGEAGKTVNASERIQAALGQKKAAKLGDEDLQNLLNKLIDVRLFGATMPIKLEGKGQSIAFTGPVQFNWGYSLNRVYLLDTKSITSHFSSEAGKEQGTIGKDYRVKYSLIAFHGIISGYNAKNTGLKKEDVALLDQALVKAIPLHATRSKVGQEPRLYIRVEYNSDSFVLGDLRKWVKFSPQGTNKDDEVFSVQNVKLDITALVEKMQEHKAKIQQVKFWKDGALSLVGALDALPNGSPLTF, encoded by the coding sequence ATGAACAACTCTGAAATCCTGTTCGTTTACGACGCCCACATGTGCAACCCCAACGGCGATCCCGACGAGGAGAACCGTCCGCGCATGGATAATCCCACCCAGACCAATTTGGTCAGCGACGTGCGGCTGAAACGCTACATTCGCGATTATTTGCAGGAAAACGGGTACGAGCTTTACGTGCAAAAAGGCGAGGCCGGTAAAACCGTCAATGCTTCGGAACGGATTCAAGCGGCGCTGGGACAGAAGAAAGCGGCGAAGCTGGGCGATGAAGATTTGCAAAACCTGCTCAACAAGCTGATTGACGTGCGCCTCTTCGGCGCCACCATGCCCATCAAACTGGAGGGCAAAGGCCAATCCATTGCCTTCACCGGGCCGGTGCAATTCAACTGGGGCTATTCACTCAATCGCGTTTATCTGCTCGACACCAAATCTATTACTTCCCATTTCAGCTCGGAAGCCGGCAAAGAACAAGGCACGATCGGCAAAGACTATCGCGTCAAATACTCGCTGATTGCCTTTCACGGCATTATTTCAGGATACAATGCCAAGAACACCGGCCTGAAAAAAGAGGACGTTGCCTTGCTCGATCAAGCGTTGGTCAAGGCTATTCCCTTGCATGCCACGCGCAGCAAAGTGGGACAGGAGCCGCGTCTGTACATTCGCGTCGAGTACAACAGCGACAGCTTTGTTCTCGGTGATTTGCGCAAGTGGGTGAAATTCAGCCCGCAAGGTACGAATAAAGATGACGAAGTATTTTCCGTTCAAAATGTGAAGCTCGATATTACTGCCCTTGTCGAAAAAATGCAGGAGCACAAAGCCAAAATTCAACAGGTGAAATTCTGGAAAGACGGCGCGCTGTCGCTTGTTGGTGCGCTCGATGCTCTGCCGAACGGCTCACCCTTGACCTTCTAA
- a CDS encoding TIGR02556 family CRISPR-associated protein produces the protein MLNVIADIGKIVSGNSQGELLDFLIPETAKQRYIVGIDFNLAKKSLAFNLLAEGGENGLSKQKLQEYLFVASERGNRPQFSPTTTNLGYLVSQTLPNLVKTGFLPEDSELKKLLQKVRDRFFVEVQEEGGNKPTFILNEKLIPNASFHFAKKPEKLKDAIGAYAKALAGLIAEKTTAPAKETIYTVCVDGEPVAAHPDYQRFLWQQNSESAFDGGFSGTCSICGTETEVTQDTTRFVMKFYMTDKVSFASHFDEKNYYKAVTACKSCYQNIIIAEKWIDQNLRTRLGGFDVYVMPQMIWTEMEAIRLFRYLQAITREFNEVKNIASLREAERKAAERAERMGVFEQNAFIWNFLFFRKAQSAFKVLALIKDVPPSRIMEITKRTHETDDGRKKLEIPDHIVFDLDQIYRLIPLRRDKKKGFLEYKKVLQLYACIFSGLPMRKEQLYNYYKQLACMHHFESYGLYLFKKPNNPDYALMADTLKWNLFLLFLQKLKIIEGESTMITNEYDAYFPNGVKAAFAELNYNEAQQGLALLGYVIGVIAYVQSEKENLKSKPILDKINYQGMSEEKVMRLFNEASQKIHQYRRHIGYAERWLALGKKLYETGAREELTADARVFYLLSGYSMNLLRTKPTAEITETEEAGSLEEEEEVA, from the coding sequence ATGCTCAATGTCATAGCGGATATCGGAAAAATCGTCTCCGGCAATTCACAAGGCGAATTGCTGGATTTCCTCATTCCGGAAACAGCGAAACAGCGCTACATCGTCGGGATCGATTTCAATTTGGCCAAAAAATCGTTGGCCTTCAACCTGCTGGCGGAAGGCGGCGAAAACGGCCTATCCAAACAGAAGCTGCAGGAATATCTGTTTGTGGCTTCAGAAAGAGGCAATCGCCCACAGTTTTCACCGACCACTACCAATTTGGGTTACCTCGTTTCTCAGACGCTGCCAAACTTGGTCAAGACCGGCTTCCTGCCGGAAGATTCCGAACTGAAAAAGCTGCTGCAAAAAGTTCGTGATCGCTTTTTCGTTGAAGTTCAAGAGGAAGGCGGGAACAAACCGACTTTTATTTTAAACGAGAAACTCATTCCCAATGCCTCTTTTCATTTCGCGAAAAAACCGGAAAAGTTGAAGGACGCCATTGGCGCTTATGCCAAAGCGTTGGCGGGTTTGATCGCCGAAAAAACCACGGCGCCCGCGAAGGAGACGATTTATACTGTTTGCGTTGATGGCGAACCGGTGGCGGCGCATCCGGATTATCAGCGCTTTCTCTGGCAGCAAAATTCCGAAAGCGCCTTCGACGGCGGTTTTTCCGGAACCTGCTCCATCTGCGGAACCGAGACCGAGGTGACACAGGACACCACGCGTTTTGTCATGAAATTCTACATGACCGACAAAGTGAGCTTCGCTTCTCACTTTGATGAGAAAAACTACTACAAGGCCGTCACTGCCTGCAAATCCTGTTATCAAAACATTATCATCGCGGAGAAATGGATTGACCAGAACCTGCGCACGCGGCTCGGCGGCTTCGATGTTTATGTCATGCCGCAAATGATCTGGACGGAGATGGAAGCCATTCGCCTCTTTCGCTATTTGCAGGCGATCACTCGTGAATTCAATGAAGTTAAAAATATCGCCTCGTTGCGCGAAGCCGAGCGCAAAGCCGCAGAACGCGCCGAACGCATGGGCGTGTTCGAACAGAATGCCTTCATTTGGAATTTTCTCTTCTTTCGCAAGGCGCAATCAGCGTTCAAGGTTCTGGCGCTCATCAAAGACGTGCCGCCCTCGCGGATTATGGAAATCACAAAGCGCACGCATGAAACCGACGACGGCAGGAAAAAACTGGAGATTCCCGACCACATCGTTTTCGATTTGGATCAGATTTATCGCCTGATCCCCTTGCGCAGGGACAAGAAAAAAGGATTCCTGGAATACAAGAAAGTGCTCCAGCTTTATGCTTGCATTTTCAGCGGGCTGCCCATGCGAAAAGAGCAGCTTTACAACTATTACAAACAGTTGGCTTGCATGCATCATTTTGAAAGCTATGGCCTCTATCTATTCAAAAAGCCAAATAATCCCGACTATGCCTTGATGGCTGACACTTTGAAATGGAATCTTTTTTTGCTGTTCCTGCAAAAGTTGAAAATCATTGAAGGAGAATCAACCATGATCACAAACGAATACGACGCCTATTTTCCGAATGGCGTCAAAGCAGCCTTCGCCGAGCTGAACTACAACGAAGCGCAACAAGGGCTGGCGCTGCTGGGGTATGTCATCGGCGTGATTGCTTACGTCCAGTCGGAAAAAGAAAACCTCAAGAGCAAGCCGATCCTTGACAAGATCAACTATCAGGGAATGAGTGAGGAAAAAGTCATGCGCTTGTTCAACGAGGCTTCGCAGAAAATTCACCAATACCGCAGACACATCGGCTATGCCGAGCGCTGGTTGGCATTGGGCAAAAAACTCTACGAAACCGGCGCACGCGAGGAGCTGACTGCCGACGCACGAGTGTTTTACCTGCTTTCCGGGTACTCGATGAATTTATTGCGCACCAAACCAACCGCCGAAATAACAGAAACAGAAGAAGCCGGATCGCTTGAAGAGGAAGAAGAAGTGGCTTGA